From the genome of Candidatus Flexicrinis proximus:
ACCAGCGCAGCAAGTCTACGTCTTCGACGACCACCGACCGGCGGCTGCGGTACATCGCGATGATGATCGCGAGCCCGACCGAGGCCTCGGCGGCGGCGACGACCAGCACAAATGCTGCAAACGCCTGTCCACTCATGTTATGCGGCGTGCTGAAGCGCCAGAACCCTACCAGGTTCAGGTTTACCGCGTTCAGCATCAATTCCACGCCCATCAAAATCGCGACGGCGTTCTTTCGGGACAGCACGACGAAAGCGCCGATACAAAACAGCGCCGCGCCGACTGCCAAGTACATCCAAAGCGGTACCATGCTCGCGCGCTCCTATTCTTCGTCGTGCTGACGGGCGATGACGATGGCACCGATCATCGCGGCGGTCAACAACAGCGACGCGACCTCGAACGGCAGTACGAATTGATTGCCGTCCACCAGCGCCACACCCAGATCGGTCGTTGTCGCCACAATCGGCGAGACGAGATCTGGCGATAACGAACCCCACGACGGGGCGATCACGCCGATCAGCAGAAAGGCGAAAAACAGCGCCGATACGACGCCGGCCAGCCACCACTGATCCGTGAAGCGTTCCTTCAGATTGGTCATGCTTCGGGTAAGCATCACCGCGAACGTGAACAGAATACCGATCGCTCCGATATAGACCAGTACCTGTACCGCCGCCAGGAACGGCGCGCTGAGCAGCACGAAAAGCCCCGCCATTCCAAACAAGCTCACGATGAGCCAGACCGCCCCGCGCACGAGGTTCTTATTCAACGCCACGCCGAACGCTCCGCCCAACGTGAGGATCGTGAAGAACCCGAATACCAGCGCCTGGGGGGTCAAACCGCCTATGACCATAATCTGTCTCCTCGCAAAAAGGCGCGGTTCGCCGCCCCATCCAGCGAACCGCGCATCATTCGCATGTCCTAGTCGCCCACCGCGTGAGCAGGGGCGGTCAACGCTTTCGAAGTTTCGGCAGCACGTTCACGCCGCCCGCTGTTTCTCAGCCAAACGATGACCCCGCCCGCAACCAGGCCATTCCCCACCAGCAGCACCAGCGTCTGCGGGATGTGCTGAATGAAATTGCTCGGATCAGCCGGCGTGAGGTTGGCCATCTTGATGACTTGCAGCAGGAATGCCGTCATGAGCAGGTTGACGATGCTCAGCGGTACCAGGAATTTCCAGTTGAAAGCCATCACCTGATCCATACGCAGGCGGGGCAGCGTGTTGCGGATCCACAGCGACACGAGGTACCAGACCGAGGCCTTGCCCAGCAGCCATACCAGCCCCAGCAGCGGCGCCTCGTAGACAAACGGGCCGGACCAGCCCCCGGTGAACAGCACCGCCAGCAGCACACCGTTCGTGAATACGTGCATAAACTCGCCCGCGAAGAACATCGCGAACTTCATGCCGCTGTACTCAATGTTGAACCCGGCTACCAGTTCCGATTCCGCTTCGATCAGGTCAAACGGCGCGCGGCCCGTCTCCGCCTGTGAAGAGACGAAGAACAGGAAGGCCGCGATCGGCGCCATGAACACGAACCACATGCCGATCTGCGCCTCGACGATCCCGACCATCGACATGCTGTTGGCGAGCATGACCGGCACGATCAGCGCCAGCGCCAGCGGGATTTCATAGCTTACCAGCAGCGCGACGACGCGGAAGGCGCCCAGCAGCGCGTACTTGTTGTTACTTGCCCATCCGGCCATCATCACCGACAGCGTGCCGATGCTGGCCACCGCCACAAAATACAGCGCGCCGATTTCCAGGTCAACGCCGAAGTGATACGGCGTGAGCGGGATCACGGCCCAGATCATCAGCACCGCAGCGACCATGAACGGCGGCGCAAGGTTGTATAAAGGCTTGTCCGCCCCGGTCGGGGTGATATTTTCCTTGCCCAGCAGCTTGACCACATCGGCCAGCGGCTGAAGCAGGCCGAATGGCCCGACACGGTTAGGCCCGATGCGGTCGGCGATGCGGGCCGCAACTTTGCGCTCAACCCAGATCAGCACGATCGTGACCAGCAGCGGGAACGTGGCAACCATCACCACGCCGATAAATATCGAAATGAAGTCAGCAAGGCCGCTGTCTACTCCGCTTTGGCGCAAGCAGGTTGTGAGGGCGTTGATACAATCCATGACTACTCCTCAGCGTTCCGCGCTATTCCCACGCCAGCGCGTTCTTGCCCCACGCGTAAAACAGCGCGTCCGTCAGCAAGAATATAAACAGGAGCCCTGCCCCAAAGGCGAAAAAATCCAGCTGGCGATACGCCAGCGCCCACGGGAACAGGAACACCATTTCGACATCGAAGACCAGGAAAATCAGGCCATAGATGTAGTACTGCACTTTGAACTGTACCCAGGTATCGCCGACCGTCTCGACACCGCACTCGTACGTCGCCTGCTTGATGGCGTTCGGCTTATGCGGGGCGAATAGACCGCCCAAAACAATCGGCAGAGCGGGCAGTAACGGTGCAATCAAAAAGAATACACCGATGAATGCCCATTGGTTCAGCACGTTCATGGTACCGACCCTGTTGAGAGAAACACATCAATTGCGTCGTTTATCACAAAGCGCGCATAGTATAGCATCGCACCCCAACCCGACGCAATGCGCGTGCATGGGTTCGCGGTCTGCAATTGAATTGATGCGCGTTGCACAAACTGCGCGGCATTTTAGCACATGCGCGGCCTGTATGAAACAACCGGACCGTGTCACTTTGGCGGTACACGCCTGCCCCTCATCGCCGCCCGTCAGTCGTGCTGATCTGCCTGTATCTCAGGCGGCTTGAGCGGCACATGGATTTTGCCCAGCGCACGCGCCGACCTTAACATGTGATTGGGGCACCTACGGTTTACAATATCTTCACATTATAGTGTCTGTCATCGCGAGGCCCTCATGACTGAACTGCCGCCACCCGCCGACCCCGTCCCGCAGCCGGAACAACCGCCGCAGTTTGTGCCGGTCATTCTCCCGCCGCCTGCTGCGCCGCCGCCGACCGGGCTGAAAAACCCGCAGATCCTCGCGGCGGTGATTACCGGATTCATCTCGCTGCTGGTCGCAATCGTGGGTATCATCCCCTCTCTTATCGACAAAGATAAAGATGAAGACCCCACCCCGACTTACAC
Proteins encoded in this window:
- the nuoK gene encoding NADH-quinone oxidoreductase subunit NuoK; this translates as MVPLWMYLAVGAALFCIGAFVVLSRKNAVAILMGVELMLNAVNLNLVGFWRFSTPHNMSGQAFAAFVLVVAAAEASVGLAIIIAMYRSRRSVVVEDVDLLRW
- a CDS encoding NADH-quinone oxidoreductase subunit J — encoded protein: MVIGGLTPQALVFGFFTILTLGGAFGVALNKNLVRGAVWLIVSLFGMAGLFVLLSAPFLAAVQVLVYIGAIGILFTFAVMLTRSMTNLKERFTDQWWLAGVVSALFFAFLLIGVIAPSWGSLSPDLVSPIVATTTDLGVALVDGNQFVLPFEVASLLLTAAMIGAIVIARQHDEE
- the nuoH gene encoding NADH-quinone oxidoreductase subunit NuoH; translated protein: MDCINALTTCLRQSGVDSGLADFISIFIGVVMVATFPLLVTIVLIWVERKVAARIADRIGPNRVGPFGLLQPLADVVKLLGKENITPTGADKPLYNLAPPFMVAAVLMIWAVIPLTPYHFGVDLEIGALYFVAVASIGTLSVMMAGWASNNKYALLGAFRVVALLVSYEIPLALALIVPVMLANSMSMVGIVEAQIGMWFVFMAPIAAFLFFVSSQAETGRAPFDLIEAESELVAGFNIEYSGMKFAMFFAGEFMHVFTNGVLLAVLFTGGWSGPFVYEAPLLGLVWLLGKASVWYLVSLWIRNTLPRLRMDQVMAFNWKFLVPLSIVNLLMTAFLLQVIKMANLTPADPSNFIQHIPQTLVLLVGNGLVAGGVIVWLRNSGRRERAAETSKALTAPAHAVGD
- a CDS encoding NADH-quinone oxidoreductase subunit A, producing MLNQWAFIGVFFLIAPLLPALPIVLGGLFAPHKPNAIKQATYECGVETVGDTWVQFKVQYYIYGLIFLVFDVEMVFLFPWALAYRQLDFFAFGAGLLFIFLLTDALFYAWGKNALAWE